The Juglans microcarpa x Juglans regia isolate MS1-56 chromosome 2S, Jm3101_v1.0, whole genome shotgun sequence genome has a window encoding:
- the LOC121251774 gene encoding protein AUXIN SIGNALING F-BOX 2-like: MNYFPDEVLEHVFDFVSSHRDRNAVSLVCRLWHRVERLSRQRVFVGNCYALSPEILIARFPGLKSLTLKGKPHFADFNLVPHDWGGYVQPWIEALSNSRIGLEELRLKRMVVSDESLELLSRSFANFKSLVLVSCEGFTTVGLAAIAANCRFLRELDLQENEIDDHSGHWLSCFPDSCTSLISLNFACLKGEINLASLERLVARSPNLRSLRLNRAVPLETLQNILMRAPQLVDLGTGSYVHDPDSETYNKLKHTILNCKSIRNLSGFLEVAPRCLPAFYPICLNLTSLNLSYAAGIHGSELVKLIRHCAKLQRLWILDCIGDKGLEVVASTCKELQELRVFPSDPFGVGHAAVTENGLVAISVGCPKLHSLLYFCQQMTNAALIAVAKNCPNFIRFRLCILDPTKPDPVTMQPLDDGFGAIVQSCKRLRRLSLSGLLTDWVFLYIGMYAEQLEMLSVAFAGDSDRGMLYVLNGCKKLRKLEIRDCPFGNKALLTDVGKYETMRSLWMSSCEVTLGGCKTLAKEMPRLNVEIINEHDQMEIGSDEQRVEKMYLYRTLVGPRKDAPEFVWTL, from the exons ATGAACTATTTTCCGGACGAGGTTTTAGAGCACGTGTTCGATTTCGTATCATCGCATAGGGACCGCAACGCGGTATCTCTGGTGTGCAGATTATGGCATAGAGTAGAAAGGCTTAGTAGGCAGAGAGTGTTCGTCGGAAACTGTTATGCACTCAGTCCCGAGATACTGATCGCGAGGTTTCCGGGTCTCAAGTCGCTAACTTTGAAGGGGAAGCCTCATTTTGCAGACTTCAACTTGGTGCCACATGACTGGGGAGGCTATGTGCAACCTTGGATCGAGGCCTTGTCAAATAGTAGGATTGGCTTGGAAGAGCTTAGACTGAAGAGAATGGTGGTCTCGGATGAGAGCCTCGAGCTTCTTTCGCGGTCTTTCGCGAATTTTAAGTCTTTAGTGCTTGTTAGCTGTGAAGGGTTCACCACCGTTGGCCTTGCAGCTATAGCTGCTAACTGTAG GTTTCTTAGGGAGCTGGACCtgcaagaaaatgaaattgacGATCATAGTGGCCACTGGCTTAGTTGCTTTCCTGACAGCTGCACATCACTCATCTCCCTGAATTTTGCGTGCCTCAAAGGAGAAATTAATTTAGCATCTCTTGAGAGACTTGTGGCAAGATCTCCTAATCTCAGGAGTTTGAGGTTAAATCGTGCGGTGCCTCTTGAGACGCTCCAAAATATATTGATGCGAGCGCCTCAACTAGTGGATTTAGGGACAGGATCATATGTCCATGATCCTGATTCAGAGACCTACAATAAACTCAAGCATACCATTCTGAATTGTAAATCAATTAGGAATTTATCAGGGTTTTTGGAGGTTGCTCCTCGCTGCCTGCCAGCCTTTTACCCTATCTGCTTGAATTTGACCTCCTTAAACCTAAGCTACGCCGCAGGGATTCATGGTTCTGAGCTTGTAAAGCTAATTCGGCACTGTGCAAAACTTCAGCGCCTATGG ATACTGGATTGTATTGGAGATAAGGGACTAGAAGTCGTAGCTTCCACTTGTAAAGAGTTGCAGGAATTGAGGGTTTTCCCATCTGATCCCTTTGGGGTCGGGCATGCTGCTGTGACAGAAAATGGCCTGGTTGCTATATCTGTTGGTTGCCCAAAGCTTCATTCATTGCTGTACTTCTGCCAGCAGATGACAAATGCTGCTCTCATAGCCGTAGCCAAGAACTGTCCAAATTTTATCCGCTTCAGACTCTGCATTCTTGACCCTACAAAACCTGACCCTGTGACCATGCAGCCTTTAGATGATGGCTTTGGAGCAATTGTCCAGTCATGCAAGCGTCTTCGACGATTGTCGCTATCTGGCCTTCTAACTGATTGGGTTTTCCTTTACATTGGGATGTATGCTGAGCAGCTTGAAATGCTCTCAGTCGCATTTGCTGGGGACAGTGACAGGGGCATGCTCTACGTGTTAAATGGGTGCAAGAAGCTTCGCAAGCTTGAGATCAGGGACTGCCCGTTTGGTAACAAGGCACTTCTAACGGACGTGGGAAAGTATGAAACAATGCGATCCCTTTGGATGTCGTCCTGTGAAGTTACTCTTGGAGGCTGCAAGACACTTGCGAAGGAGATGCCTAGGCTTAATGTGGAGATCATAAATGAACATGATCAGATGGAAATTGGCTCAGATGAGCAGAGAGTAGAGAAGATGTATCTGTATCGGACACTGGTCGGGCCAAGGAAAGATGCACCGGAATTTGTGTGGACATTGTAG
- the LOC121251777 gene encoding cysteine-rich and transmembrane domain-containing protein WIH1 → MSYQKAPQEPYPPPGYTFPYPPPPPPGYPSAPPYEGYPPAAPPPPGYPGYPPPLPQPPPYEGYQGYFGQGYPPPPPPPAPQYQHYHHHYEDQTGCASFLQGCLAALCCCCLLEECCFFL, encoded by the exons ATGAGTTACCAGAAAGCTCCCCAAGAACCCTATCCACCACCAG GGTATACTTTTCCGTACCCGCCGCCGCCGCCACCGGGGTACCCATCAGCTCCACCATACGAAGGGTATCCACCCGCCGCCCCACCGCCGCCTGGGTATCCGGGCTACCCTCCGCCGTTACCTCAGCCTCCGCCCTATGAAGGTTATCAGGGGTATTTCGGACAAGGCTACCCTCCACCGCCTCCGCCACCAGCTCCGCAATACCAGCACTACCACCACCATTATGAAGACCAGACCGGTTGTGCCTCTTTCTTACAAGGCTG TTTGGCTGCGCTTTGCTGCTGCTGTTTGCTGGAGGAAtgctgtttttttctttaa
- the LOC121251775 gene encoding translocon-associated protein subunit beta-like isoform X1, translated as MARSFLIFGLISLLLVSFSLGSSVDVPFIVAHKKASLTRLKSGAEHVSVSVDIYNQGSSTAYDVILTDNSWPQDLFEVVSGNTSISWERLDAGGLLTHSFELEGKAKGLFYGAPAVITFRIPTKAALQEAYSTPILPLDVLADRPPEKKFEWAKKLLAKYGSLVSVISIMVLFVYLISTPSKSSAAKGSKKKR; from the exons ATGGCTCGATCATTCCTGATCTTCGGTTTGATTTCTCTTTTGCtggtctctttctctcttggAAGCTCAGTAGACGTACCCTTCATCGTGGCGCACAAGAAGGCCTCCCTCACCAGGCTTAAGTCCGGCGCCGAACACGTCTCCGTCTCCGTAGACATCTACAACCAAGGATCCTC GACTGCATATGATGTAATCCTTACTGACAATAGCTGGCCTCAAGATTTATTCGAAGTTGTAAGTGGTAACACTTCAATCTCATGGGAAAGGCTTGATGC GGGTGGTCTTCTAACGCACTCTTTTGAGTTGGAGGGCAAAGCAAAAGGATTGTTCTATGGTGCTCCAGCTGTCATTACATTCCGCATCCCCACAAAGGCTGCCCTGCAG GAAGCATACTCAACTCCAATCTTGCCTTTAGATGTCCTTGCAGATAGACCCCCGGAGAAGAAGTTTGAGTGG GCCAAG AAGTTGCTGGCAAAATATGGGTCTCTCGTGTCTGTGATCTCCATTATGGTTCTGTTTGTGTACCTGATCAGTACCCCATCGAAATCCAGCGCTGCGAAAGGAAGCAAGAAGAAGCGCTGA
- the LOC121251775 gene encoding translocon-associated protein subunit beta-like isoform X2: MARSFLIFGLISLLLVSFSLGSSVDVPFIVAHKKASLTRLKSGAEHVSVSVDIYNQGSSTAYDVILTDNSWPQDLFEVVSGNTSISWERLDAGGLLTHSFELEGKAKGLFYGAPAVITFRIPTKAALQEAYSTPILPLDVLADRPPEKKFEWAKIPLILEHYNLLDRGG, encoded by the exons ATGGCTCGATCATTCCTGATCTTCGGTTTGATTTCTCTTTTGCtggtctctttctctcttggAAGCTCAGTAGACGTACCCTTCATCGTGGCGCACAAGAAGGCCTCCCTCACCAGGCTTAAGTCCGGCGCCGAACACGTCTCCGTCTCCGTAGACATCTACAACCAAGGATCCTC GACTGCATATGATGTAATCCTTACTGACAATAGCTGGCCTCAAGATTTATTCGAAGTTGTAAGTGGTAACACTTCAATCTCATGGGAAAGGCTTGATGC GGGTGGTCTTCTAACGCACTCTTTTGAGTTGGAGGGCAAAGCAAAAGGATTGTTCTATGGTGCTCCAGCTGTCATTACATTCCGCATCCCCACAAAGGCTGCCCTGCAG GAAGCATACTCAACTCCAATCTTGCCTTTAGATGTCCTTGCAGATAGACCCCCGGAGAAGAAGTTTGAGTGG GCCAAG ATCCCCCTTATCTTGGAGCACTATAATCTCCTTGACCGTGGAGGATGA